GCGGTGGCGATGGAGCCGGGAGCGGAACGGGCCGGGGCCGCGTTCTGCAGCCGCAGCTGCGCCCGCTCCTGCTGCGGTCAGCCCAGCCGGTCCCTGAGGAACTGCAGGAAATCCCCGAGCAGGTTGCAGAACTGCACCAGGCTCTGGTACGGCACCGAGATCAGCAGAAGCCGgtccggtgccggtgccggtgttGGCACCGGCTCCTCGGGCACCAGGGGGATGGCTGGCTCGGGTGATGGCTCTGGCACCGGCTCTGGCTCCGGCTCGGGCACCGACTCTGGCtcctgctctggctctggcaTCGGCTCTGGCCGTGGCGTCGGCTCTGGCTCTGGCATTGGCACTGGTGTTGGCTCTGTCGTCGGTTCTGTCGTTGGCTCTGGCAccagctctggccctggggTTGGCTGTGGTGCTGACGTTGGCTCTGGCGTTGGCTCTGTTACCGGCTCCAGCTCTGGCGTCGGCTCTGGAGTCAGCTCTGGCACTGGCACCAGCTCTGGCGTCGGCTCTGGCACTGGTGTTGGCTCTGTTTCTGGCTCTTGTTCTGGCCCTGGCGTCGGGGTCTCCACCGAAGTCGTGGTGACCTCTGGCTTAGGAGTCGGGGTGCAGTTCGGCTCTGGTGCCGAACCGGTTATGTCTGCCGGGCTCAGGCCCGTCTGGAGCAGGATCCAGTTGTAGAAGTGCTGAGTGGAGGTGTAGATCCCAGGGTGCCTGGCTCTGTCACAGCCTCTTCCCCAGCTGTTCAATCCCACCAGCCAGAAGTAGTCGGCTCTGTTGTCCTTGCAGACGAGGGGATTCCCGCTGTCCCCCTGTGGCAGGAGAGATGGCTCAGGGactgtggggggctgctgccagccccagggctggctcCTCTCCCCCAATCCCGGGGCTGGCTCCTCTCTCCCAGGCCCTGCCAGGTCCTCATTCCCAGCACAGGTCAGGGGCTCTCCCATCTCTGCACATGGATCCCAGATGTGCAGAAGACAGATGTTCCAGGGTCACGTCTGCACTCTGGGTCTGCTGagggcactggatgggctttgtgGGCAGGAACAGGCcttggggacaaggggacataGGACAGGGACCCGCAGGTAGGAGGGGAGGGGTGGAGAGCAgtcaggctgggctgtgtgtgggggCTCCTACCTGGCAGGTGTCAATGCCACCCTGCGGGTACCCAGCACACAGGTTGCCAGCATGAACGGCCCCCGCGTACCACCGGCTGCTGTTGCAGAGCTCCGTGTCCATGAGCTGGACCTTGGACTCCCGCAGAACCATGCCTGATCCCAGAACCATGGGAATAAGTCTCCAGCAGCTCAGTACCcatcccttccccttcccaggcctgtccctgccccttccccaggAGCGATGCtgtccagctgtgtccctgccccttccccaggAGCGATGCtgtccagctgtgtccctgccccttccccaggAGCGATGCtgtccagctgtgtccctgtcccttccccagGAGCGATGCtgtccagctgtgtccctgctgttgGCCTGGGGAAGGGGCCAGACCCACCTCTGCCGAGGCTTCACAGGGCCAGCAGGAATTgtctgggggagcagggaccTTACAGCTCATCCCGTTCCATGCCCTGTCTTGGAGGGGACTCCTTCCCCCAGCCCGGGCTGCtccgagcccggccccgctgaCGTCCTGCGGCCGGACCCTGTCTGTGCCCAGTCCATGTCCTCAGGGTGCCCAgtccgtgtccctgtctgtgcccagtccgtgtccccagggtgcccagtccgtgtccccagggtgcccagtccgtgtccccagggtgcccagtccatgtccctgtctgtgcccaGTCTGTGTCCTCAGGGTGCCCAGtccgtgtccccagggtgcccagtccgtgtccccagggtgcccagtccatgtccctgtctgtgcccagtccgtgtccccagggtgcccagtccgtgtccccagggtgcccagtccgtgtccctgtctgtgcccagtccgtgtccctgtctgtgcccagcccGTGCCCCCGGGTGCCCAgtccgtgtccctgtctgtgcccagcccGTGCCCcggcgtgcccagtccatgtccccagggtgccCAGTCCGTGTCCCCGGGGTGCCCAGTCCAtgtccctgtctgtgcccaGTCCGTGTCTCTGTCTGTGTCCAGTCCAtgtccctgtctgtgcccagtccgtgtccctgtctgtgtccagtccgtgtccctgtctgtgcccagcccGTGCCCCCGGGTGCCCAGCTCGCCCTTGGAGCACACATCCTGTTGGGGAGCTCACCTCTGGCAAAGTTCCAGCCGGCGATGTAGCAGGATTTCAGCTCCGAGACCCTGAGCGAGGCGTCGGGCACGCAGCCCAGCTGGATGTAGTCGCTGCATTCCacgggctgctccagctccagcagggcgATGTCGTTCCTGGCCGTGGCAGCCACGTAGTGCTGGTGCACCAGGAGCCTCTGGATGCGTCTCACCGCAGCCTCGGGGCCCATCTGAGTCAGATCTGTGGCCCCCATCACCACCTTCCACATGGAGATGCCCCTGGGGAGTAGATGGACAgaggggtgacagggagcagagccacGGGCTGCAGCAGCCCGGCATTTCCCGGCCTTCTGCTTCCCGAGGCGGACAGGGAAGCGGCACGTGGTGCTGTGAGCCGGGCACCTggccctgctctggggacacctctgtccctgctgaTCTTACCCGGCCCTGGTGAAGCAGTGTGCGACCGTGAGCACCCACTGGGAGCTGAGGAGGACACCCGAGCACATGTGCCACGTGCCGTTCTCCCAGGTGGCCTGGATGCTGACGATGCCGGGCCAGGCCCCTGGCTGGACGCCGGTGCCGCCCACAACACGGGACGTGCCAGCAGCAGAGGTCATGGAGTCGTAGTCGAGAACTGCAGAGCTGTGGTCAGAGGCCAAGGGCCGGAGCCCGCAGGTGCCTCTGGAAGCACAGAGCCATCACTGCCCTGctcggggacagcagggacagggaccccgaGGGGCTCCTctgtgcccaggctgtgccGGGGAAGCCCCCGAGtgtccccgagccccccgggGCCACTGACCTGCAGGTGTCCCAGGTGGCCCACACGGGCCcggccagggccagcaggacGAGCAGCCCCAGCAAAGCCATCGGTGCCAGCGCgggtggcagaggcagggcagagctgtccCCTCTGGTGCCACCCACGGCCCTGGCGGTGCCCGCGGTGCCACCAGGCCGGGGTGATGTCACAGAGGGTCGGATCCGTGTGCGGGGCACGGCGGGGAGGGGCAGCTCGGTGTCACAGAGCCGTGGAATGGTCTGGGGGCAGCGCCCCAGAGCACCAACGTGGGGTCAGACTGGTCAGACCCTCCCGGCAccgggctgggcaggagcagctggagcggccctgggagaagggattgggggtgctgggggtgagAGCTGACCCAACGCAGaaccccccagccccgggctgagccccagtgtgggcagcagggcagggggatcctgcccctgtgcccccgCAGGTGAGagccacctgcagagctgccccagccctggggacacagcagcagcacctggagctgctggagagagcccagaggaatccatggagctgctgcagggctggagcccctcgcatcccagggatccaggctgggagagctgggaatgttcccctggagaggagaaggctccagggagagctcagagcccctgccaggcctgaaggggctccaggagagctggagagggactggggacaaggcctgcagggacaggacacagggaatggct
This portion of the Anomalospiza imberbis isolate Cuckoo-Finch-1a 21T00152 chromosome 5, ASM3175350v1, whole genome shotgun sequence genome encodes:
- the LOC137473535 gene encoding acrosin-like, which translates into the protein MALLGLLVLLALAGPVWATWDTCRGTCGLRPLASDHSSAVLDYDSMTSAAGTSRVVGGTGVQPGAWPGIVSIQATWENGTWHMCSGVLLSSQWVLTVAHCFTRAGGISMWKVVMGATDLTQMGPEAAVRRIQRLLVHQHYVAATARNDIALLELEQPVECSDYIQLGCVPDASLRVSELKSCYIAGWNFARGMVLRESKVQLMDTELCNSSRWYAGAVHAGNLCAGYPQGGIDTCQGDSGNPLVCKDNRADYFWLVGLNSWGRGCDRARHPGIYTSTQHFYNWILLQTGLSPADITGSAPEPNCTPTPKPEVTTTSVETPTPGPEQEPETEPTPVPEPTPELVPVPELTPEPTPELEPVTEPTPEPTSAPQPTPGPELVPEPTTEPTTEPTPVPMPEPEPTPRPEPMPEPEQEPESVPEPEPEPVPEPSPEPAIPLVPEEPVPTPAPAPDRLLLISVPYQSLVQFCNLLGDFLQFLRDRLG